tgtgtcatattgtAGTGAAGAAGCACACCTGGACATGGTGTGAGATCCTCCTAGTAGATGATATCTGCTGTCCAGTGCCAATGCATCATCTTTGTCATGTCTCCAAGTCAACACACGTAGGGAAAGGTCCTGAGACGCGGTTACTACACGGAAATTATCCTGGAGTTTGACAACACATTGAtcattatttatacacacatatatgtattttatatatatataaattcacacacatatatacatatatattatatggatgtatacagacacacacacacatatatatacattcatatatatatttatatatacatacatgtatatatatatatatacatacatgtatatatatatacatatatatatatatatacatgtatatatatatacatacatgtatatatatatatacatatatatatatacatacatgtatatatatatacatatatatatatatatacatatatatatatatatacatacatgtatatatatatacatatatatatatacatacatgtatatatatatacatatatatatatatacatatatatatatatacatatatatatatatacatatatatatatatacatatatatatatatacatatatatatatatacacatatatatatatatatatatatatatatatacatatatatatatatatatatatatatatacacacacacacacacacacatatatattaatcATGGTGGTGGGGTGGTCTTACCACACACATGGACGTGATGGTCTTCATGTGTTCTTCATAGCTGGCGATCAAGTCACCTTTAAGAGAGTAGACCCACATTCGATGCTCAGCCGCAATCACCAGGACGCTGCTGTCCTTCGCCTCAAGGAGAATGTTGGAGGACGCGGTGTTTAGTTCCAGTGGGAAGGATGCCACCTGCTGGACTAcagataaaatacattttttaaaccgcTTTCAATTCTGACTTCTGTATTTGAGTTAAAAATCAATAGGAGTGCATTTCAATGTTTAAAGTTTTTTACAGCCATGCTGCGACGTGTGacggtgtaaaaaaacaaacttggagcGTAGTTTTGGTCTGGAGCttaattgtgaaaaataaactacatctctCAAAATCCTCCGCTCAGTGGGGGCGTGGCAAAGAGGGGCATGGAACTCTAAGAAaaagaggaattgtttttctggaCATTTACTGAAAAATTCATCAAAATCCATGCATAACTGTTTGAGTTATGATACGAACAAACTACACTAATAAAAACACAACTtctttggcggaggtaagaaagtctgcctTCTGCAAAGCAAAGCGCACCACTTTCGTTTCGAGTgtttttcccccccccaaaaaatatatacaattaatTTAATAATCTATGAAAGTtaaagtagtcatccaaataattACTTTATTAGGagtatttatttagttttcatCATCAGAATTATTTTTCACGATTTATTAATATTCATTGAAAGTAAATACTGAATAACTGGTAAACAACTTCAGATGTTTTAGTAGTTTCTTTTTTAAGAATAAAAGCACACCAAACATAGTACACTATACTACAGCATGTACCACAAAATATGCACATTTTACAGTCACTTATGACATAATAACATTGCTAATGTCAGCATATGCTAGCTTAACGATAAAACCAGCAACAAGTTAGCGCAACATGCTTTTTCTCTATTTGGAAGTGGAATTTCATTCGGCTGAAAAGTGAACATGTCTACTGACACACACGATgatttaaacgttatttttcatACTTTGTAAGTAGTGTtctgaaaataattaattaattatagttTACTGttaattttccccccaaaaaagtcatATCCCTAACGGAATTACTCATTAATGAGAAAGAAAGTAATTAATGCGGTacttcaaaagaaaaaaaaaacttcaatgtccggcatatgcagttgagagacgtttcatgagagcagagtgtgtgcgcCTTTAAAAGCggtgcctgttgccaagtgacgtgTGCTGTCACCAAGAGCGCGCTCCGAGCAGCATTATAGCAAAGTGGTGTGTGCTAGCATAGCAGCGTCATAAACGGCAGCTCTGTTGAATCTCTTCCCTGGATTTTGTTAGCGCCAGCTAATAAAGATAATGAACGTGCTTCCATGGCTGTAGTCTCCTTGTCAACATACTGGGTATTGTAGGATTGcaagcttgtcacttcaatcattgatttgctGTTCATTATTCCcccgtagtagtagtagttgtgagtgtgtgtgtgtgtgtgtgtgtgtgtgtgtgtgtgtgtgtgtgtgtattacacATTGTTTGCTGTAGGATGTTGCAGTCTTCTATTTGCTatcaaataaaagtaaaagtagtgtttgtAGGTCACAAAAGTACTCAAGTAaaattatttttcactaaaaGTACTAGGAGAGTACAGTTTATAGCACCAGGTGTCCACCGTTCACAACATGCCCCTGTTCACCTTGGACCTGAGACTTGTACTTGGACTTGTGGAGGATGACTTGGAAGATGGAGAGGACTGTGGAGTCGGCGCCATGCGGGCGGTGGATTGTGGCCAGCCTGGCAGACTGGCAGGGCATGAAAACGGCAGCCTGGCATCTGGAGACTGGCACCAGGTGGCACAGAGGGTCTTGGTCCTCACTCGGGGACGTCAGACTCTCGGCGTAGACCACCTGAAAACAACACGCACACGGAACATCACAAATGTGGATGTTTCCACTCCGGCACTCATGCAGCATGGTATTGTTTGGAATGTGCGGCCATCCTGATTTTTCAATGCATTCTGGGTTCTAATGATATCAATAAGTGATTAATTTATCAAACAGGCATGGTGGcctaataataattacaataacaataatacgaaattaaaaaaatacgagaacattgctccaaagtgtggcccagagACCTTTTGATTTTTGAACGGCCCGTGGCACAtcctaaaaatatatatgaattatatatattttgaattatgattataatattacgaaaaaacaaacataaaaaactgttattgctcaaaaatacaataatcaatcgcaatcaatgttgttatgaattattgacatattcatagctacaattacttcacatcaaatattactctttagaaatattataatttttggtaatgacaatataacaaaaagggcataaaacaaacaaaaacaaacaaaaaataaacacagaCTGAGAATCCATggatagatctaaagttgatctagaaatttgagtgttgaaagtaaaaaaattataatgtatgacctatttttaacacttttatgattggagacccttttgggtccctgggaattttttttaaacagttattttcctcaaaaaatattaatgaatcaaaatcaatgttagggacggtgtggcgcagtggggagagtggccgtgcggaacccgagggtccctggttcaaatcccacttagtaccaacctcgtcacgtccgttgtgtcctgagcaagacacttcacccttgctcctgatgggtgctggttagcgccttgcatggcagctccctccatcagtgtatgaatgtgtgtgtgaatgggtaaatgtggaagtagtgtcgaagcgctttgagtaccttgaaggtagaaaagcgctatacaagtacaacccatttaccatttaatataAATTTTTGATCTATATATAGctgcaattacttcacatcaaatattacacttaaaaatattttttgagggaacattttgcatatttgttttttttgtcatagaaaaacaGATTAAAATGGAATAAAACACACAGAAAAAAGTCAATAGTTTACATTGACAGaatgatctgaagttgatctacagacCGGTCAAACAACTGGCGTGTAATAAGTGcaacacatacagtataaacactttgtaggactcaacaaaagacaagattatatggcaaagactacttcctgactacggcgACACACCCAGGACAAACTTAAAataatgcatacttgcaaatgacacTCAGAAGAAAACTAAATATGACAAGTTATTATcactctcttaaaggcctactgaaatgagattttcttatttaaacggggatagcaggtccattctatgtgtcatatttgatcatatagcgatatcgccatatttttgctgaaaggatttagtagagaacatccacgataaagttcgcaactgtcggtgctaagaaaaatgccctgcctctaccagaagtagcagacgatgacgtcacacgttgaTGGCtactcacatatttacattgattttaatgggagcctgcaacaaacagtgctattcggaccgagaaaacgacaattgatttgagcgaggatgaaagattcgtgtttgaggatattgatagcgacggactagaaaaaaaacgaataaaaaaacaaaaaaaacgccattgcattgggaaggattccgatgtttttagacacatttactaggataattctagcaaatcccttatctttctattgtgttgctagtgttttagtgagtttaatagtacctgatagttggagaaGTGTGTCCACTGGTGTGTTGACGGGCagcgtctctgagggaagtcacaaagctgcagcaggacggaagctccgctgatatccggtaagaagcgactttttaaacacaattttctcaccgaaaactgctggttgacatttggtctggattcatgtctgcttgaccgcgctctgatccatagtaaattttcacctccgggaattttaaacaagtaatcaccgtgtgtttgtgtggctaaaggctaaagcttcccaactccatcttgctactttgacttctccaatattaattgaacaaattgcagaagattcagcaacacagatgtccaaaatactgtgtaattatgcggttaaagcagacgacttttagcagagtatgtgcgtagtgctcatacatcctgaaaccctgtgacgtcttgcgtatacgtcatcattacacgacgttttgaagacgaaactcccgagaaatttaaaattgtaatttagtaaactaaaaaggacgtattggcatgtgttgcaatgttaatatttcatcattgatatataaactatcagactgcgtggtcggtagtagtgggtttcagtaggcctttaaatgagaattaaataaatatatttccacATCTAAGTGTGACAACatgagaataaaataaatacatttctacATCTGAGTGTGtacaacaggggtctcagacatgcggcccgcgggccaattgtggcccgcgagaagttattttgcggccctcactttaatatgaaagtttaatgttagtgcggcccgcaagttttatatgaatgccgtttgacagcgttgtgttatttgggtccaaaatggctcttccaacgttctgggttgccaacccctgcgtTAGAGGGAAAGCGgcgaatgagtgaaagcgacagagacgttgccatggagatgagagttttcttacgtgcctggctgcagtcacacctcgacacctgtccgtcagtaataacagtccccaagaACTTGGGCCAATTCAAAccgtcgtttttttttattgtttaatttgtattgcctcacacgatgaacactacatatactgtatttctatatgatgccggataacactccgggaacTGTCAcatttttgcgctcgctatcccggtagcAAGAGGATAATCCGCCtgattatccgccgaccgccgtgttgctgtagggaggaaaagcggaacgacacacattgcggaattaacattattctccgtgcgtcggctaaatacaaatatatttacttatttgcacagagaaagttgcgcaagggatacaatttgaaacgtcattatacaactagacatgctgaagagtatgcaaacatggcccccaggtaaagtgagtttgagacccctggtgtacaaCATGATGACATACCTTTGGACTACAGTCAAGGTGGTCTTTGTGTCCAGCCATGATCCAGTTCTTGTCAGGTGATATCAGGACTATGTTGACCTTGAACGTGTCCGATATCATCAAAGTGGACCTCTGACTCAGACTGGGTGCACTTAGTGTGACCAAGTTGCCCTGATTGGTTCCCACCTGCATGGAGATATGAAGATGGATAATGTTGGATGTCACATGGAGATATGAATAATGTTGGATGTCACATGGGGATATGAATAATGTTGGATGTCACATGGAAAGATGGACAATGTTGGATgtctcacacacgcacgcacatgcacagagagagagggagagagagagagagagaagactCACGGAGAGGAAGCAGTGCTGGTCCTTGTTGAAGAACTGCAGTGTGCAGTGTGGAGAGGCAGAGTGATGGAGCGCCACCTCCTGGCCAGTGAGCGCCTGCCACACCTTGATGTCACCTGAGGAGTCTGCAGTCGCCAAAAAGTCTCCCCGCTCGTCACGCGTCACGCAGGTTAAAGGTTGCTGCTGCTGGCCACACCACAACTGCTCGCCCTGGCAGGAAACACACGTCCTTCAAGACCAGGTCTTCATTGCAACAGATTGACACGACTTATACTGCTAAGCAGGCTTCTCAAGGCGATACTAGTACCAATGATTATAAGTCGTCTATAAGGGGCGGTGATATCGCACATCATTAGTTAATATGGGGTGGTGATATCGCACTGCGTTCATTAATATGGGGCGGTGATTTCGCACACCATTAATTAATATGTGGTGGTGATATCGCACATCTTTTGTTAATATGGGTTGGTGTTAACGCACATAATTAATTAATATGGAGCAGTGATATCGCAAATCAATCGTTAATATAGGGCGCTGAAACGAGAATCATTAGTTAATATGGGGCggtggtatcacacatcattcaTTTATATGGGGCGGTGATATCGCACATCATTCGCTAATATACGACAGTAATAGCGCACATTAGTTAATATGGGGCAGTGATATCGCACATCAATAAATAATATGGGGTGGTGATATCGAAAATTATTTGTTAATATGCGGTGGTGATATCGCACATCACTCATTAATATGGGGCAGTGATATCGCACATCACTCGTTAATATGGGGCAGTGATATCGCACATCATTCGTTAATATGGGGCGGTTATATTGCACATCATTCGTTAATATGGGGCGGTTATATTGCACTTCATTAGTTAATATGGGgcggtggtatcgcacatcattCATTTATATGGGGCGCTGATATCGCACATCATTAACTATTATGGGGAGGATATATTGCACAACATTCGTTAATATGGGGCGATAATACCGCACATTAGTTAATATGGGGCGGCGGTGATATGGCACACAATTTATTAGTATGGAGCAGTGATATCACACATAATTTGTTAATATGGGGCGGTTATATTGCACATCATTCGTTAATATGGGGCGGTGATATCGCACATCATTAGTTAATATGGGGAAGTTATATTGCACATCATTAGTTAATATGGGGTGGTGACATCGCACATCACTCGTTAATAAGGGGCAGTGATATCGCACATCATTCGTTAATATGGGGCGGTTATATTGCACATCATTCGTTAATATGGGGCAATGATATCGCACATCATTAGTTAATATGGGGAGGTTATAttgcaaaagggaataagcggtagaaaatggatggatggatggatatattgcaCATCATTAGTTAATATAGGgcggtggtatcgcacatcatttatttatatggGGCGGTGATATCGCACATCATTAACTATTATGGGGAGGATATATTGCACAAAATTCGTTAATATGGGGCAATAATACCGCACATTAGTTAATATGGGGCGGTGATATGGCACATAATTTATTAGTATGGGGCAgtgatatcacacatcatttgttAATATGGGGCGGTTATATTGCACGTCATTAGTTAATATGGGGCGGTGATATGGCACATAATTTATTAGTATGGGGCAGTGATATCGCACATCATTAACTATTATGGGGAGGATATATTGCACACCATTCGTTTATATGGGGCGGTGATATTGCACATCATTCGTTATTATGGGGCGATAATACCGCACATTAGTTAATATGGGGCGGTGATATGGCACATCATTAACTATTATGGGGAGGATATATTGCACAAAATTCGTTAATATGGGGCAATAATACCGCACATTAGTTAATATGGGGCGGTGATATGGCACATAATTTGTTAGTATGGGGCAgtgatatcacacatcatttgttAATATGGGGCGGTTATATTGCACGTCATTAGTTAATATGGGGCGGTGATATGGCACATAATTTATTAGTATGGGGCAGTGATATCGCACATCATTAACTATTATGGGGAGGATATATTGCACACCATTTGTTTATATGGGGCGGTGATATTGCACATCATTCGTTATTATGGGGCAATAATACCGCACATTAGTTAATATGGGGCGGTGATATGGCACATAATTTATTAGTATGGGGCAgtgatatcacacatcatttgttAATATGGGGCGGTGATATCGCACATCATTTGTTAATATGGGGCGGTGATATCGCACATCATTAATTAATATGGGGTGgtgatatcacacatcatttgttAATACGTGGCGGTGATATCGCACATCATTAATCAATATAGGGCGGTGATATCGCACATCATTCACTATTATAGGGAGGATATGTTGCACGCCATTCGTTTATATGGGGCAATGATACCCCACATTAGTTAATATGGGGTGGTGATATCGCACATCATTAGTTATATGGAGCGGTGATGTCGCACATCATTAATTAATATTGTGCGGTGATATCACACATCATTGGTTAATATGGGGCGCTGATATTTCACATAATTCGTTAATATGGGGCGATAATACCGCACATTAGTTAATATGGGGCGGTGATATCGCACATAATTTATTAATACAGGGCGGGGATATCACACATCAGTTAATATTGGGCGGTGATATCGCACATCATTTGTTAATATGGGGAAGTGATATCGCACATCATTAATTATAATGGGGCCGTGATATCGTACATCATTCACTATTATGGggaggataagcggtagaaaatggatggatggatattgcaaaCCATTCGTTAATATGGGGCGGTGATATTTGGGGCGATAATACCGCACATTAGTTAATATGGGGCCCTGATCTCGCACATAATTTATTAATATGGGGCGGTGATATGACACATCATTTGTTAATATCGGGCAGTGATATCACACATACTTAGTTAATATGGTGTGGTGATATCCCACAGCATTTGTTAATATGGGGCAATGATATCACACATCATTAGTTAATATGGAGCGGTGATATCACACATCATTCATTTATATGGGGCGGTGATATCACCCATCATTCACTATTATGGGGAGGATATACTGCACACCATTCGTTTTTATACGGGCGGTGATATGGCACATCATTTATTAGTATGGGGCAgtgatatcacacatcatttgttAATATGGGGCGGTGATATCGCACATCATTTGTTAATATGGGGCGGTGATATCGCACATCATTAATTAATATGGGGTGgtgatatcacacatcatttgttAATACGTGGCGGTGATATCGCACATCATTAATCAATATAGGGCGGTGATATCGCACATCATTCACTATTATAGGGAGGATATGTTGCACACCATTCGTTTATATGGGGCGGTGATATTGCACATCATTCGTTATTATGGGGCGATAATACCGCACATTAGTTAATATGGGGCGGTGATATGGCACATAATTTATTAGTATGGGGCAgtgatatcacacatcatttgttAATATGGGGCGGTTATATTGCACGTCATTAGTTAATATGGGGCGGTGATATGGCACATAATTTATTAGTATGGGGCAGTGATATCGCACATCATTAACTATTATGGGGAGGATATATTGCACACCATTTGTTTATACGGGGCGGTGATATTGCACATCATTCATTATTATGGGGCGATAATACCGCACATTAGTTAATATGGGGCGGTGATATGGCACATCATTTATTAGTATGGGGCAgtgatatcacacatcatttgttAATATGGGGCGGTGATATCGCACATCATTTGTTAATATGGGGCGGTGATATCGCACATCATTAATTAATATGGGGTGgtgatatcacacatcatttgttAATACGTGGCGGTGATATCGCACATCATTAATCAATATAGGGCGGTGATATCGCACATCATTCACTATTATAGGGAGGATATGTTGCACGCCATTCGTTTATATGGGGCAATGATACCCCACATTAGTTAATATGGGGTGGTGATATCGCACATCATTAGTTATATGGAGCGGTGATATCGCACATCATTCACTATTATAGGGAGGATATGTTGCACGCCATTCGTTTATATGGGGCAATGATACCCCACATTAGTTAATATGGGGTGGTGATATCGCACATCATTAGTTATATGGAGCGGTGATATCGCACATCATTAATTAATATTGTGCGGTGATATCACACATCATTGGTTAATATGGGGCGCTGATATTTCACATAATTCGTTAATATGGGGCGATAATACCGCACATTAGTTAATATGGGGCGGTAATACCGCACATTAGTTAATATGGGGCGGTGATATCGCACATAATTTATTAATATAGGGCGGGGATATCACACATCAGTCAATATTGGGCGGTGATATCGCACATCATTTGTTAATATGGGAAGTGATATCGCACATCATTAATTATAATGGGGCCGTGATATCGTACATCATTCACTATTATGGggaggataagcggtagaaaatggatggatggatattgcacaCCATTCGTTAATATGGGGCGGTGATATTTGGGGCGATAATACCGCACATCAGTTAATATGGGGCCCTGATCTCACACATAATTTATTAATATGGGGCGGTGATATGACACATCATTTGTTAATATCGGGCAGTGATATCACACATCATTAGTTAATATGGTGTGGTGATATCCCACAGCATTTGTTAATACGGGGCAATGATATCACACATCATTAGTTAATATGGAGCGGTGATATCACACATCATTCATTTATATGGGGCGGTGATATCACCCATCATTCACTATTATGGGGAGGATATACTGCACACCATTCGTTTATATAGGGGCGGTGATATGGCACATCATTTATTAGTATGGGGCAgtgatatcacacatcatttgttAATATGGGGCGGTGATATCGCACATCATTTGTTAATATGGGGCGGTGATATCGCACATCATTAATTAATATGGGGTGgtgatatcacacatcatttgttAATACGTGGCGGTGATATCGCACATCATTAATCAATATAGGGCGGTGATATCGCACATCATTCACTATTATTGGGAGGATATGTTGCACACCATTCGTTTATATGGGGCGATGATACCCCACATTAGTTAATATGGGGTGGTGATATCGCATATCCTTAGTTATATGGAGCGGTGATATCGCACATCATTAATTAATATTGTGCGGTGATATCACACATCATTGGTTAATATGGGGCGCTGATATTTCACATAATTCGTTAATATGGGGCGATAATACCGCACATTAGTTAATATGGGGCGGTGATATCGCACATCATTTATTAATACAGGGCGGGGATATCACACATCAGTTAATATTGGGCGGTGATCTCGCACATCATTTGTTAATATGGGGAAGTGATATCGCACATCATTAATTATAACGGGGCCGTGATATCGTACATCATTCACTATTATGGGGaggatacgcggtagaaaatggatggatggatattgcacaCCATTCGTTAATATGGGGCGGTTATATTTGGGGCGATAATACCGCACATTAGTTAATATGGTGCCGTGATCTCGCACATAATTTATTAATATGGGGCGGTGATATCACACACCATTTGTTAATATCGGGCAGTGATATCACACATCATTAGTTAATATGGTGTGGTGATATCCCACAGCATTTGTTAATATGGGGCAATGATATCACACATCATTAGTTAATATGGAGCGGTGATATCACACATCATTCATTTATATGGGGCGGTGATATCACCCATCATTCACTATTATGGGGAGGATATACTGCACACCATTCGTTTATATAGGAGCGGTGATATTGCACGTCATTTGTTAATATGGGTCGATAGTACTGCATATTAGTTAATATGGGGCGGTGATATCGCACATCGTTTATTAATATGATGCGgtgatatcacacatcatttgttAATATGGGGCGGTGATATCGCACATCATTTGTTAATATGGGGCGGTGATATCGCACATCATTAATTAACATGGGGTGgtgatatcacacatcatttgttAATACGTGGCGGTGATATCGCACATCATTAATCAATATAGGGCGGTGATATCGCACATCATTCACTATTATAGGGAGGATATTTTGCACACCATTCGTTTATATGGGGCGATGATACCCCACATTAGTTAATATGGGGTGGTGATATCGCACATCATTAATTAATATTGTGCGGTGATATCACACATCATTGGTTAATATGGGGCGCTGATATTTCACATAATTCGTTAATATGGGGCGATAATACCGCACATTAGTTAATATGGGGCGGTGATATCGCACATCATTTATTAATATAGGGCGGGGATATCACACATCAGTTAATATTGGGCGGTAATATCGCACATCATTTGTTAATATGGGGAAGTGATATCGCACATCATTAATTATAATGGGGCCGTGATATCGTACATCATTCACTATCATGGggaggataagcggtagaaaatggatggatggatattgcacaCCATTCTTTAATATGGGGCGGTGATATTTGGGGCGATAATACCGCACATTAGTTAATATGGGACCGTGATCTCGCACATAATTTATTAATATGGGGCGgtgatatcacacatcatttgttAATATCGGGCAGTGATATCACACATCATTAgttaaccccgccttccgcccgattgtagctgagataggcgccagcgccccccgcgaccccgaaagggagtaagcggtagaaaatgaatggatggatggatagttaataTGGTGTGGTGATATCCCACAGCATTTGTTAATATGGGGCAATGATATCACACATCATTAGTTAATATGGAGCGGTGATATCACACATCATTCATTTATATGGGGCGGTGATATTATCCATCATTCACTATTATGGGGAGGATATACTGCACACCATCCGTTTATATAGGGGCGGTGATATTGCACGTCATTTGTTAATATGGGTCGATAGTACTGCACATTAGTTAAAATGGGGCGGTGATATCGCACATCGTTTATTAATATGATGCGgtgatatcacacatcatttgttAATATGGGGCGGGGATGTCGCACATCATTAGTTGATATGGTGTGGTGATATCCCACAGCATTTGTTAATatggggcaggggtagggaacctatggctcgagagccagatgtggctcttttgatgactgaatctggctcccagataaatcttagtGGACATTGCTTATTACGgggagtaatgaataattcctctggtaaacacagtgtcaaaaataacgttcaaaatataaaacattctcatgcattttaatccatccatccggtttctaccgcacctgttcaagaagtcgcattaatggtaaga
The DNA window shown above is from Nerophis ophidion isolate RoL-2023_Sa linkage group LG06, RoL_Noph_v1.0, whole genome shotgun sequence and carries:
- the fbxw12 gene encoding F-box/WD repeat-containing protein 12 isoform X2, with protein sequence MFAMNPQTLVSDCLLHIFSFLPLDDLISASGVCKDWHDAADTQWLWRRLCLQRWFFCSQVVLSSSHVNRSWKKYFLRRSCLEKKMKDGRSGGYACKSLRGHTGSVVGVVYLQVNSPGSPDPWSASSTVCSAATDGSVRAWNVQTGEQLWCGQQQQPLTCVTRDERGDFLATADSSGDIKVWQALTGQEVALHHSASPHCTLQFFNKDQHCFLSVGTNQGNLVTLSAPSLSQRSTLMISDTFKVNIVLISPDKNWIMAGHKDHLDCSPKVVYAESLTSPSEDQDPLCHLVPVSRCQAAVFMPCQSARLATIHRPHGADSTVLSIFQVILHKSKYKSQVQVQQVASFPLELNTASSNILLEAKDSSVLVIAAEHRMWVYSLKGDLIASYEEHMKTITSMCVDNFRVVTASQDLSLRVLTWRHDKDDALALDSRYHLLGGSHTMSRGFTHVCCDYSSIVGAVQGKNGKDVLKAYTFTLTVQVSQPTLLV
- the fbxw12 gene encoding F-box/WD repeat-containing protein 12 isoform X3, whose product is MFAMNPQTLVSDCLLHIFSFLPLDDLISASGVCKDWHDAADTQWLWRRLCLQRWFFCSQVVLSSSHVNRSWKKYFLRRSCLEKKMKDGRSGGYACKSLRGHTGSVVGVVYLQVNSPGSPDPWSASSTVCSAATDGSVRAWNVQTGEQLWCGQQQQPLTCVTRDERGDFLATADSSGDIKVWQALTGQEVALHHSASPHCTLQFFNKDQHCFLSVGTNQGNLVTLSAPSLSQRSTLMISDTFKVNIVLISPDKNWIMAGHKDHLDCSPKVVYAESLTSPSEDQDPLCHLVPVSRCQAAVFMPCQSARLATIHRPHGADSTVLSIFQVILHKSKYKSQVQVQQVASFPLELNTASSNILLEAKDSSVLVIAAEHRMWVYSLKGDLIASYEEHMKTITSMCVDNFRVVTASQDLSLRVLTWRHDKDDALALDSRYHLLGGSHTMSRGFTHVCCDYSSIVGAVQGKNGKDVLKAYTFTL
- the fbxw12 gene encoding F-box/WD repeat-containing protein 12 isoform X1, with the translated sequence MFAMNPQTLVSDCLLHIFSFLPLDDLISASGVCKDWHDAADTQWLWRRLCLQRWFFCSQVVLSSSHVNRSWKKYFLRRSCLEKKMKDGRSGGYACKSLRGHTGSVVGVVYLQVNSPGSPDPWSASSTVCSAATDGSVRAWNVQTGEQLWCGQQQQPLTCVTRDERGDFLATADSSGDIKVWQALTGQEVALHHSASPHCTLQFFNKDQHCFLSVGTNQGNLVTLSAPSLSQRSTLMISDTFKVNIVLISPDKNWIMAGHKDHLDCSPKVVYAESLTSPSEDQDPLCHLVPVSRCQAAVFMPCQSARLATIHRPHGADSTVLSIFQVILHKSKYKSQVQVQQVASFPLELNTASSNILLEAKDSSVLVIAAEHRMWVYSLKGDLIASYEEHMKTITSMCVDNFRVVTASQDLSLRVLTWRHDKDDALALDSRYHLLGGSHTMSRGFTHVCCDYSSIVGAVQGKNGKDVLKAYTFTLTKKKRTIQIEVEKSASEMVWGCVSAQGMGNLHICEGTIKKLK